One genomic window of Sodaliphilus pleomorphus includes the following:
- a CDS encoding leucine-rich repeat domain-containing protein, producing the protein MKSFYTTTLLLSVMVMASLPARASFESNGITFNPLTDSTAEVVAGATAYSGDIVIPATVTNGTTAYKVVQIGKKAFAKCNDLTSVSIPEGVTTIEQWAFNADAKLTAIKLPSTVTTIGNYAFYKCSGVTSMTVPEGVTTLGNYTFYACNGMTQVTLPSTLQSLGLGAFYGCKALKSISFPDKMTSLGKMALMGCSALETVHFGAALESMGMSPFAACSSLKSFTVDERNQHYTSIDGVLYSKDKTELVVFPALNAESYVIPQGVTKVGDFAFYHAPVKSVTLPEGLTTVGELGLCGAGLTSLNLPSTLTTTGPFAFEDLDNITEVTLPGSLTDMGRGMFSNCDKLEKVNFPSTITYIELSTFLDCISLKEITLPESVTQIGGFAFQGCKSLERVTLGNKVSRIDPYAFSKCTSLKAFAMPDSLTTINEHVFWNDSSLTSVDFNKVKEIGPNAFTSCVSLKSIDLPKSVSTIEGFAFQGTGLEQVTVPATVESVGEYAFSRCRSLKSISLPDNIETLSNGIFWDDSVLTDVKYSKTLSVIGENAFLDCINLGHVLLPESVIGIEKSAFEGCKSLAGIDCLVPEPIAIDTTVFAGVDKSKCTLHVLPASASAYKAADVWKDFLIAGDYTAVDELNVNAKTVASRTYYDLQGRQSHTPVPGTVNIVKTVYTDGTTSTAKQLVK; encoded by the coding sequence ATGAAATCTTTTTACACAACTACTCTACTGCTCTCGGTCATGGTCATGGCGAGCTTGCCAGCCCGTGCCAGCTTTGAGAGCAACGGCATTACATTCAACCCGCTCACCGACAGCACCGCCGAGGTGGTTGCAGGAGCAACAGCCTACAGCGGCGACATCGTGATACCCGCCACCGTGACCAACGGCACTACTGCCTACAAGGTGGTGCAGATAGGCAAAAAAGCCTTTGCAAAGTGCAACGACCTCACCTCGGTGAGCATACCCGAGGGCGTGACCACCATCGAGCAATGGGCATTCAACGCCGATGCCAAGCTCACTGCAATCAAGCTGCCGTCGACCGTGACAACCATAGGCAACTATGCATTCTACAAGTGCAGCGGCGTGACCTCGATGACTGTGCCCGAGGGCGTGACCACACTGGGCAACTACACCTTCTATGCCTGCAACGGCATGACCCAGGTGACCCTGCCCAGCACACTGCAATCGCTCGGGCTGGGTGCGTTCTACGGCTGCAAAGCCTTGAAGAGCATCTCCTTCCCCGACAAGATGACCTCGCTGGGCAAGATGGCACTCATGGGTTGCTCGGCACTCGAGACCGTGCACTTCGGTGCCGCGCTCGAGAGCATGGGCATGTCGCCCTTTGCCGCCTGCTCAAGCCTCAAGTCGTTTACCGTCGACGAGCGCAACCAGCACTACACCAGCATCGACGGTGTGCTCTACAGCAAAGACAAGACCGAACTTGTGGTGTTTCCCGCACTCAATGCCGAGAGCTATGTCATACCCCAGGGCGTGACCAAGGTGGGCGACTTCGCCTTCTACCACGCGCCTGTCAAGAGTGTGACCCTGCCCGAGGGGCTGACCACCGTGGGCGAGCTGGGCTTGTGCGGAGCCGGCCTCACGAGCCTCAACCTGCCATCGACACTCACCACCACAGGTCCTTTTGCCTTTGAAGACCTCGACAACATCACCGAGGTAACCCTGCCCGGCAGTCTCACCGACATGGGCCGCGGCATGTTTTCCAACTGCGACAAGCTGGAAAAAGTGAACTTCCCCTCTACAATCACCTACATCGAGCTCAGCACATTTCTCGATTGCATCTCGCTCAAAGAAATCACACTGCCCGAGAGCGTGACACAGATAGGCGGCTTCGCCTTCCAGGGCTGCAAGTCGCTCGAACGGGTGACCCTGGGCAACAAGGTGTCGCGCATCGACCCCTACGCCTTCTCCAAGTGCACCTCGCTCAAGGCCTTCGCCATGCCCGACAGTCTCACGACCATCAACGAGCACGTGTTCTGGAACGACAGTTCGCTCACCAGCGTCGACTTCAACAAGGTAAAAGAGATAGGTCCCAACGCCTTCACCTCGTGCGTGAGCCTCAAGAGCATCGACCTGCCAAAGAGCGTGAGCACCATCGAGGGCTTTGCCTTCCAGGGCACAGGCCTCGAGCAAGTGACCGTGCCTGCTACAGTCGAGAGCGTGGGCGAGTATGCCTTCTCGCGCTGCCGCAGCCTCAAGAGCATCAGCCTGCCCGACAACATCGAGACCCTCTCGAACGGCATCTTTTGGGACGACTCGGTGCTCACCGATGTGAAATATTCCAAGACACTGAGTGTGATAGGCGAGAATGCATTTCTCGACTGCATCAACCTGGGCCATGTGCTCCTGCCTGAGAGCGTGATAGGCATCGAGAAGAGCGCCTTCGAGGGCTGCAAGTCGCTTGCAGGCATCGACTGTCTGGTGCCCGAGCCCATCGCCATCGACACCACCGTGTTTGCCGGCGTCGACAAGAGCAAGTGCACACTGCACGTGTTGCCCGCCAGTGCCAGCGCCTATAAAGCCGCCGACGTGTGGAAAGACTTCCTCATTGCAGGCGACTACACCGCAGTCGACGAGTTGAACGTCAATGCCAAGACTGTGGCAAGCCGCACCTACTATGACCTGCAAGGCCGCCAGAGCCACACCCCAGTGCCCGGCACTGTCAACATTGTGAAGACCGTCTACACCGACGGCACCACAAGCACCGCCAAGCAACTGGTGAAATAG
- a CDS encoding TonB-dependent receptor: MKYRRKIGVLIMLWAVCNGTAALAAMEPADSAASTLEPDTRHVTLQEVTVTAIKQTSDLRTQATAVTTIGRKEIERNHIVSTKTAACMVPNFFIPDYGSRMTSTIYVRGLGARIDQPAMGLNIDNIPVMCKENYDVDLLDISRIEMLRGPQSTLYGRNAMGGLMNVYTLSPLSYQGTRLLAEYGSHNAVKLGASTYNLVSNNLGLSGSFYYTSTDGEFRNDYNGKKVDWEHQGSLRLKADWQVSPSMRIANVLSGSTNRQGGYPYEYTATGKIAYNDTCFYKRTSVLDGLTVEKRFDTFTLSSITSYQYIDDNMTLDQDFTPDPYFTLTQKRRENAITQDLIARHKSNGYECITGLFGFYRHYNMDAPVTFKDTGIARLIEEHVNAATPSYPVAWDSREFVLGSNFKNDNWGTAFYHQSSYDWHNFTVAAGARVDYEKSTLRYHSHTATGYNIVDAAAGTLYAHEAVNIDESGKLHKDFLQVLPKISLTYRLHGKAWHTIYASVAKGYKAGGFNTQMFSDVLQQKLMRFMGIGSSYDIDKIVGYKPEKAWNYELGGHFECWEQRVKSDIDVFYLDCRDRQLTVFPDGTTTGRVMTNAGKTRSWGAEVTMTVTPWANTGLTVNYGYCNAKFKNYNDGKADYKGNYVPYSPSNTLYVDAYHTIDLDRGSKVFNTLTLDANMSAAGPIYWNEANSLKQPFYALLGASATLAGQHYSLEVWGRNLTDTKYSTFYFVSIKHEFLQRGRGFALGATLRVNL, from the coding sequence GTGAAATATCGTAGAAAAATAGGTGTACTCATCATGCTATGGGCTGTGTGCAACGGCACGGCAGCACTTGCAGCAATGGAGCCGGCCGACAGTGCCGCAAGCACTCTGGAGCCCGACACCAGGCATGTCACGCTGCAAGAGGTGACCGTGACAGCCATTAAGCAAACCAGTGACCTGCGCACCCAGGCCACGGCAGTGACAACAATAGGGAGAAAAGAGATCGAGCGCAACCACATTGTCTCGACCAAGACCGCTGCCTGCATGGTGCCCAATTTCTTCATTCCCGACTATGGGAGCCGCATGACGTCGACCATCTACGTGCGTGGCTTGGGGGCTCGCATCGACCAGCCTGCCATGGGCCTCAACATCGACAACATCCCTGTCATGTGCAAGGAGAACTACGACGTCGACCTACTCGACATCTCGCGCATCGAGATGCTGCGCGGCCCGCAGAGCACACTCTACGGGCGCAACGCAATGGGCGGCTTGATGAACGTATACACGCTGTCGCCGCTCAGCTATCAGGGCACTCGGCTGCTGGCCGAGTATGGCTCGCACAACGCTGTGAAACTGGGCGCAAGCACCTACAACCTGGTGAGCAACAACCTGGGTCTATCGGGCAGCTTCTACTACACCTCGACCGACGGCGAGTTTCGCAACGACTACAACGGCAAGAAGGTGGACTGGGAGCACCAGGGCAGCCTGCGCCTCAAGGCCGACTGGCAGGTATCGCCCAGCATGCGCATCGCCAATGTGCTCTCGGGCTCGACAAACCGACAGGGAGGCTACCCTTATGAATACACGGCAACGGGCAAGATCGCCTACAACGACACTTGTTTCTACAAGCGAACCAGCGTGCTCGACGGACTCACGGTCGAGAAACGCTTTGACACGTTCACCTTGTCGAGCATCACCAGTTACCAGTATATCGACGACAACATGACGCTCGACCAGGACTTCACCCCCGATCCCTACTTCACGCTCACACAGAAGCGACGCGAGAATGCCATTACCCAAGACTTGATTGCCCGCCACAAGAGCAACGGCTATGAGTGCATCACGGGCCTCTTCGGTTTTTATCGCCATTACAACATGGATGCTCCTGTCACTTTTAAAGACACCGGCATCGCGCGCCTCATCGAGGAGCACGTGAATGCCGCCACGCCCAGCTATCCAGTTGCGTGGGACTCGCGCGAGTTTGTGCTGGGCAGCAATTTCAAAAACGACAACTGGGGCACTGCCTTCTACCACCAGTCGAGCTATGACTGGCACAACTTCACGGTGGCGGCAGGCGCCCGCGTCGACTACGAGAAATCGACCCTGCGCTACCATAGCCACACAGCCACCGGCTACAACATCGTCGACGCCGCTGCTGGCACGCTCTATGCTCACGAGGCCGTCAATATCGACGAGAGCGGCAAGCTTCACAAAGACTTCTTGCAAGTGCTCCCCAAGATCTCGCTCACCTATCGCCTGCACGGCAAAGCATGGCACACCATATATGCCAGCGTGGCCAAGGGCTACAAGGCCGGCGGATTCAATACACAGATGTTCAGCGACGTGTTGCAGCAGAAGCTCATGCGCTTCATGGGCATTGGATCCAGCTACGACATCGACAAGATCGTGGGCTACAAGCCCGAGAAAGCATGGAACTATGAGTTGGGAGGGCACTTCGAGTGCTGGGAGCAACGCGTGAAAAGCGACATCGACGTGTTCTACCTCGACTGCCGCGACCGCCAGCTCACCGTGTTCCCCGACGGCACCACCACCGGCCGTGTGATGACCAATGCCGGAAAAACCCGCTCGTGGGGAGCCGAAGTGACCATGACCGTCACCCCCTGGGCCAACACCGGGCTCACCGTGAACTACGGGTATTGCAATGCCAAGTTCAAAAACTACAACGACGGCAAAGCCGACTACAAGGGCAACTACGTGCCCTACAGTCCAAGCAACACCCTCTATGTCGACGCCTATCACACCATCGACCTCGACCGTGGCAGCAAAGTCTTCAACACGCTCACCCTCGATGCCAACATGAGTGCGGCCGGGCCCATCTACTGGAACGAGGCCAACTCGTTGAAGCAACCCTTCTATGCCCTGCTGGGTGCCAGCGCCACGCTTGCCGGGCAGCACTACAGCCTGGAGGTGTGGGGCCGCAACCTGACCGACACCAAATACAGCACCTTCTATTTCGTCTCGATCAAGCACGAGTTTCTGCAGCGAGGCCGCGGCTTTGCACTGGGAGCCACGTTGAGGGTGAACCTGTGA
- a CDS encoding DUF2461 domain-containing protein: protein MKSYSNISEILAFLSQLQANNNRPWFMQHKAQYDALRQAWEHDMERLIELMAQVDDQVCGLNVKNCVYRIYRDVRFSNDKSPYKNYFSGVLGKGGRHTKLSCYYVHFQPGNIILGGGIWCPDRPVLDKLRSLIDAEPDEFLKAVQPALDAGYQWDSDSLKRVPKGFDAAHPMARFLKMKEYLLLKRCPASYLDVDDWVARVAASLPVLKPMHDFLNYVFDDD, encoded by the coding sequence ATGAAATCTTATAGCAACATCTCCGAAATATTGGCTTTCCTGAGCCAGCTGCAGGCCAACAACAACCGCCCGTGGTTCATGCAGCACAAGGCTCAGTACGACGCCTTGCGGCAAGCCTGGGAACACGACATGGAGCGCCTCATCGAGCTCATGGCACAGGTCGACGACCAGGTGTGCGGCTTGAATGTGAAAAACTGCGTGTACCGCATCTACCGCGACGTGCGGTTCAGCAACGACAAGTCGCCCTACAAGAATTACTTCTCGGGCGTGCTGGGCAAGGGCGGGCGACACACCAAGTTGTCGTGCTACTACGTGCACTTCCAGCCTGGCAACATCATCTTGGGCGGCGGCATCTGGTGCCCCGACAGGCCTGTGCTCGACAAGCTGCGCAGCCTCATCGATGCCGAACCCGATGAATTTCTCAAGGCCGTGCAGCCCGCTCTCGATGCCGGCTACCAGTGGGACAGCGACTCGCTCAAGCGAGTGCCCAAGGGGTTTGACGCCGCTCACCCCATGGCCCGCTTCTTGAAGATGAAAGAGTACTTGCTCTTGAAGCGCTGCCCAGCCAGCTACCTCGATGTCGACGACTGGGTGGCCCGGGTGGCCGCCTCCTTGCCCGTGCTCAAGCCCATGCACGATTTCCTCAACTACGTCTTCGACGACGATTGA